A region from the Aegilops tauschii subsp. strangulata cultivar AL8/78 chromosome 5, Aet v6.0, whole genome shotgun sequence genome encodes:
- the LOC109753399 gene encoding uncharacterized protein isoform X3 produces MDGIDAELARAQEERQRLEEALAAGAPMAVSSVTFDKDLYGGGGGFAGYDTSIPASEDDDDAPEDAPNPAARRLASYTGHAVAAAADIPRSADGGDDDGAPANKPRRIIDREDDYRRRRLDRGLSPERHDAFAAGEATPAPSVRTYGDAMREASVLQEKERTLREIAKKKKEEEERAKEKKAAPQPPSAALTKRRNRWDQSQEGDAAAAAGAEKKAKTDSDWDAPDATPGIGRWDATPGRAGDATPSVRRNRWDETPTPGRMADGDATPAAGGITPGAGATPSGAWDATPKLLPGGLATPTPKKQRSRWDETPVSMGNATPSGTAATPFGAENLATPTPGHLAAVQMTPEYYHLLRMERDIEERNRPLTDEELDAMFPPQGYKILEPPASYQPICTPARKLLATPTPLSTPLYAIPEENRGQQFDVPKDLGPGLPLMKPEDIQFFGKLLNEDDEEQLTPEEQKERKIMKLLLKVKNGTPPQRKTSLRQLTDKAREFGAGPLFNGILPLLMQPTLEDQERHLLVKVIDRVLYKLDELVRPFVHKILVVIEPLLIDEDYYARAEGREIISNLSKAAGLATMIAAMRPDIDNIDEYVRNTTARAFSVVASALGIPALLPFLKAVCQSKKSWQARHTGIKIVQQIAILMGCAVLPHLKNLVEIMEHGLTDENQKVRTITALSLAALAEAAAPYGIESFDSVLRPLWKGTRCHSGKVLAAFLKAIGFIIPLMDAEYASFYTKGVMPVLIREFKSPDEEMKKIVLKVVKQCVSTEGVQADYIRSQCVISTQCLDPDCIRSHRVLSAFFKHFWVRRMALDRRNYKQLVETTVEMANKVGVTDIVGKIVEDLKDESEPYRRMVMETIEKVVANLGTSDIDPRLEELLIDGILYAFQEQTSDDANVMLNGFGAVVNALGQRVKPYLPQICGTIKWRLNNKSAKVRQQAADLISRIAIVMKQCQEEQLMGHLGVVLYEYLGEEYPEVLGSILGALKAIVNVIGMTKMTPPIKDLLPRLTPILKNRHEKVQENCIDLVGRIADRGAEFVPAREWMRICFELLEMLKAHKKGIRRATVNTFGYIAKAIGPQDVLATLLNNLKVQERQNRVCTTVAIAIVAETCSPFTVLPALMNEYRVPELNVQNGVLKSLSFLFEYIGEMGKDYIYAVAPLLEDALMDRDLVHRQTAASAIKHMALGVAGLGCEDALVHLLNYVWPNIFETSPHLINAVMEAIEGMRVALGAAVVLNYCLQGLFHPARKVREVYWKIYNSLYIGAQDALVASYPSLGDLGNNDIFSRPEVTMFV; encoded by the coding sequence ATGGACGGGATCGACGCGGAGCTCGCGCGCGCGCAGGAGGAGCGCCAGAGGCTGGAGGAGGCCCTGGCGGCGGGCGCGCCCATGGCCGTCTCCTCCGTCACCTTCGACAAGGACCTctacggcgggggcggcggcttcGCCGGCTACGACACCTCCATCCCGGCctccgaggacgacgacgacgcgccCGAGGACGCCCCCAaccccgccgcgcgccgcctcgcctcctACACGGGCCACGCCGTCGCCGCGGCCGCCGACATCCCCCGCTCGGccgacggcggcgacgacgacggggcCCCCGCCAACAAGCCCCGGCGCATCATCGACCGCGAGGACGACTACCGCCGGCGCCGCCTCGACCGCGGCCTCTCGCCCGAGCGCCACGACGCGTTCGCCGCGGGGGAGGCAACCCCGGCCCCCTCCGTCCGGACCTACGGCGACGCCATGCGCGAGGCCAGCGTGCTGCAAGAGAAGGAGCGCACGCTGCGGGAGATCgctaagaagaagaaggaggaggaggagagagccAAGGAGAAGAAGGCCGCGCCTCAGCCACCGTCAGCCGCATTGACAAAACGGCGCAATAGGTGGGATCAGTCGCAGGAGGGTGATGCTGCAGCTGCTGCTGGGGCCGAGAAGAAGGCCAAGACAGACTCAGATTGGGATGCCCCTGATGCAACTCCTGGAATTGGGCGCTGGGACGCCACCCCTGGGCGTGCCGGAGACGCGACGCCCTCTGTGAGGAGGAACAGGTGGGATGAGACTCCGACTCCAGGGAGGATGGCTGATGGAGATGCAACTCCGGCAGCTGGTGGCATTACCCCAGGAGCAGGAGCCACCCCTTCTGGGGCATGGGATGCTACTCCTAAGCTGCTGCCTGGTGGGCTTGCCACGCCAACGCCCAAGAAGCAGAGATCGAggtgggatgagactccggttagtATGGGGAATGCAACACCCAGTGGCACGGCAGCGACACCATTTGGAGCAGAGAACCTTGCCACGCCGACACCTGGCCACCTTGCTGCTGTCCAGATGACTCCGGAGTATTACCATCTCCTGCGGATGGAGCGGGACATTGAGGAGCGAAACAGGCCTCTCACTGACGAGGAGCTTGACGCCATGTTCCCGCCGCAGGGATACAAGATTCTTGAACCTCCAGCATCGTACCAGCCCATATGCACACCTGCAAGGAAGCTGCTTGCTACACCAACGCCTCTGAGCACACCATTGTATGCTATTCCCGAGGAGAATCGTGGGCAGCAATTTGATGTGCCCAAGGACTTGGGTCCTGGGTTGCCACTCATGAAGCCAGAGGATATACAGTTCTTTGGGAAGTTGCTGAATGAGGATGACGAGGAGCAGCTGACGCCAGAGGAGCAGAAGGAGAGAAAAATCATGAAACTCCTGCTCAAGGTGAAGAACGGCACGCCCCCACAGCGAAAGACGTCACTTCGGCAGCTCACGGACAAAGCACGTGAATTTGGTGCTGGCCCGCTGTTCAATGGAATCCTGCCATTGCTCATGCAGCCAACGCTTGAGGACCAGGAGCGGCATCTCCTGGTGAAGGTTATTGACAGGGTGCTGTATAAGCTGGATGAGCTGGTCCGTCCATTTGTGCACAAGATTCTTGTAGTTATCGAGCCACTTTTGATTGATGAGGATTACTACGCTCGTGCTGAGGGCAGGGAGATTATCTCAAATCTTAGCAAAGCTGCTGGTCTTGCTACTATGATTGCCGCCATGAGACCGGATATTGATAACATTGACGAGTATGTGAGGAATACAACTGCTAGGGCATTCAGTGTGGTGGCTTCTGCTTTGGGTATCCCCGCCCTCCTCCCATTTTTGAAGGCTGTTTGTCAGAGTAAGAAGTCCTGGCAAGCTCGACACACTGGTATCAAGATTGTTCAGCAGATTGCTATTCTCATGGGCTGTGCTGTTCTGCCTCACCTTAAGAACCTAGTTGAGATCATGGAGCATGGTCTAACTGATGAGAACCAGAAAGTGCGGACAATCACTGCTCTCTCTCTTGCTGCACTTGCTGAAGCTGCTGCGCCCTATGGTATAGAAAGTTTTGATAGTGTGTTGAGACCTCTCTGGAAGGGTACCAGATGTCACAGTGGAAAGGTCCTTGCTGCCTTCTTGAAGGCTATTGGTTTCATCATCCCTCTTATGGATGCTGAGTATGCCAGTTTCTACACGAAGGGTGTGATGCCAGTCTTAATCAGAGAGTTCAAGTCCCCAGATGAAGAGATGAAGAAGATTGTCCTGAAGGTTGTGAAGCAGTGTGTCAGTACAGAGGGTGTACAGGCTGATTATATCCGGAGTCAGTGTGTCATCAGCACACAGTGTTTAGATCCTGATTGTATCCGGAGTCACAGAGTCCTTTCAGCGTTCTTCAAACACTTCTGGGTTAGGAGAATGGCTCTAGATCGTAGGAACTATAAGCAACTTGTGGAAACAACAGTAGAGATGGCAAACAAGGTGGGAGTTACTGATATCGTCGGGAAGATTGTTGAGGATCTGAAAGATGAAAGTGAGCCTTACAGGAGAATGGTGATGGAAACAATTGAGAAGGTGGTGGCTAACTTGGGTACCTCGGATATTGATCCTCGTCTGGAGGAGCTGCTTATTGATGGCATCCTGTATGCTTTCCAGGAGCAGACAAGTGATGATGCAAATGTCATGCTTAATGGCTTTGGAGCTGTTGTGAATGCGCTTGGCCAGAGGGTCAAGCCTTACCTTCCGCAGATATGTGGTACCATCAAGTGGCGGTTGAACAACAAGAGTGCAAAAGTTAGGCAGCAAGCTGCTGATCTGATCTCAAGGATAGCTATTGTGATGAAGCAGTGCCAGGAGGAACAGCTTATGGGTCACCTGGGTGTTGTGCTATATGAGTACTTGGGGGAGGAGTATCCTGAGGTGCTGGGTTCAATTCTTGGAGCGTTGAAGGCTATTGTTAATGTTATTGGCATGACTAAGATGACGCCTCCAATCAAGGATCTTCTTCCTCGTTTGACCCCCATCTTGAAAAATAGGCATGAGAAAGTCCAAGAGAACTGCATTGATCTAGTTGGTAGGATAGCTGATCGCGGAGCAGAATTTGTACCAGCTCGGGAGTGGATGAGGATTTGTTTTGAGCTGCTGGAAATGTTGAAGGCTCACAAGAAGGGTATCAGAAGAGCCACTGTGAACACATTTGGTTATATTGCCAAGGCAATCGGGCCTCAGGACGTGTTGGCCACTCTGTTGAATAACCTGAAGGTGCAGGAGCGACAGAACCGTGTTTGCACGACTGTAGCAATTGCTATTGTTGCTGAAACTTGCTCGCCGTTCACAGTTTTGCCTGCCCTCATGAATGAGTACCGGGTTCCGGAGCTCAATGTCCAGAATGGTGTTTTGAAATCTCTCTCTTTCCTCTTTGAGTATATTGGTGAGATGGGCAAAGATTACATATATGCAGTCGCTCCCTTGCTTGAAGATGCACTGATGGACAGGGATCTGGTTCACAGGCAGACTGCTGCGTCTGCTATCAAGCATATGGCTCTAGGAGTTGCAGGCTTGGGTTGTGAGGATGCTCTTGTCCATTTGCTCAACTATGTCTGGCCCAACATATTTGAGACATCTCCCCATCTCATAAATGCCGTCATGGAAGCTATCGAGGGGATGCGAGTTGCTCTAGGCGCAGCCGTGGTTCTGAATTATTGCCTTCAAGGCCTCTTCCATCCAGCAAGGAAAGTACGTGAAGTATACTGGAAGATCTACAACTCGCTGTATATTGGCGCACAGGATGCACTTGTGGCTTCTTATCCTTCCCTAGGCGATCTTGGAAACAACGACATCTTCAGCCGTCCAGAGGTAACCATGTTCGTGTGA